A single genomic interval of Theropithecus gelada isolate Dixy chromosome 16, Tgel_1.0, whole genome shotgun sequence harbors:
- the LOC112609360 gene encoding cytochrome c oxidase assembly factor 3 homolog, mitochondrial, which translates to MAASGAGDPLDAKRGEAPFAQRIDPTREKLTSEQLYSMRSAQLAQWQKVLPQRRTRNIVTGLGIGALVLAIYGYTIYSISQERFLDELEDEAKAARARALARASGS; encoded by the exons ATGGCGGCTTCGGGAGCTGGTGACCCTCTGGATGCTAAGCGTGGAGAGGCCCCTTTCGCTCAGCGTATCGACCCGACGCGGGAGAAGCTGACATCCGAGCAACTGTATTCCATGCGGTCGGCGCAGCTTGCCCAGTGGCAGAAGGTCCTACCGCAGCGGCGGACCCGGAACATCGTGACCGGCCTAGGCATCGGGGCCCTGGTGTTAGCTATTT ATGGTTACACTATCTACTCGATCTCCCAGGAGCGTTTCCTAGATGAGCTAGAAGACGAGGCCAAAGCTGCCCGAGCCCGAGCTCTGGCGAGGGCATCAGGATCCTAA
- the CNTD1 gene encoding cyclin N-terminal domain-containing protein 1 isoform X1, translated as MDGPMRPRSASLVDFQFGVVATETIEDALLHLAQQNEQAVQEASGRLGSFREPRIVEFVFLLSEQWCLEKSVSYQAVEILERFMVKQAENICRQATIQPRDNNRESQNWRALKQQLVNKFTLRLVSCVQLASKLSFQNKIISNITVLNFLQALGHLHTKEELLESELDVLKSLNFQINLPTPLAYVEMLLEVLGYNGCLVPAMRLHATCLTLLDLVYLLHEPIYESLLRASIENSTPSQLQGEKFISVKEDFMLLAVGIIAASAFIQNHECWSQVVGHLQSITGIALASIAEFSYAILTHSVGANTPGRQQSIPPHLAARALKTVASSNT; from the exons ATGGACGGACCCATGAGGCCAAGATCGGCCTCCCTCGTTGACTTTCAGTTTGGAGTTGTCGCCACAGAGACGATCGAAGACGCCCTGCTTCACTTGGCCCAGCAGAATGAGCAAGCAGTGCAGGAGGCTTCGGGGCGGTTGGGCAGCTTCAGGGAGCCCCGGATCGTGG agtttgtttttctcctgtctgAACAATGGTGTCTGGAGAAATCTGTGAGCTACCAGGCTGTAGAAATCCTAGAAAG GTTTATGGTAAAACAGGCAGAGAACATCTGCAGGCAAGCCACAATCCAGCCAAGAGATAATAATAGAGAGTCTCAGAATTGGAGGGCTCTGAAACAGCAGCTTGTCAACAAGTTTACTCTCCGCCTTGTGTCATGTGTTCAGTTGGCCAGCAAACTTTCCTTCCAAAACAAA ATAATCAGCAACATTACAGTCTTGAATTTCCTCCAGGCTCTAGGCCATCTACACACTAAAGAAGAACTGCTGGAGTCAGAGCTTGATGTTTTGAAGTCCCTGAACTTCCAAATTAATCTGCCCACTCCCCTGGCATATGTGGAGATGCTCCTAGAGGTTTTAG GATACAATGGCTGTTTGGTTCCAGCCATGAGGCTGCATGCAACCTGTCTGACACTGCTCGACCTGGTCTATCTTCTGCATGAACCCATATATGAGAGCCTGTTGAGGGCTTCAATTGAGAACTCCACTCCCAGTCAGCTGCAAGG GGAAAAGTTTATTTCAGTGAAGGAAGACTTCATGCTGTTGGCAGTAGGAATCATTGCAGCAAGTGCTTTCATCCAAAACCATGAGTGTTGGAGCCAG GTTGTGGGGCATTTGCAGAGCATCACTGGTATTGCCTTGGCAAGCATTGCTGAGTTCTCTTATGCAATCCTGACTCACAGCGTGGGAGCCAACACTCCGGGGAGACAGCAGTCTATTCCTCCCCACCTGGCAGCCAGAGCTCTGAAGACTGTTGCTTCCTCTAACACATGA
- the CNTD1 gene encoding cyclin N-terminal domain-containing protein 1 isoform X2: MVKQAENICRQATIQPRDNNRESQNWRALKQQLVNKFTLRLVSCVQLASKLSFQNKIISNITVLNFLQALGHLHTKEELLESELDVLKSLNFQINLPTPLAYVEMLLEVLGYNGCLVPAMRLHATCLTLLDLVYLLHEPIYESLLRASIENSTPSQLQGEKFISVKEDFMLLAVGIIAASAFIQNHECWSQVVGHLQSITGIALASIAEFSYAILTHSVGANTPGRQQSIPPHLAARALKTVASSNT, translated from the exons ATGGTAAAACAGGCAGAGAACATCTGCAGGCAAGCCACAATCCAGCCAAGAGATAATAATAGAGAGTCTCAGAATTGGAGGGCTCTGAAACAGCAGCTTGTCAACAAGTTTACTCTCCGCCTTGTGTCATGTGTTCAGTTGGCCAGCAAACTTTCCTTCCAAAACAAA ATAATCAGCAACATTACAGTCTTGAATTTCCTCCAGGCTCTAGGCCATCTACACACTAAAGAAGAACTGCTGGAGTCAGAGCTTGATGTTTTGAAGTCCCTGAACTTCCAAATTAATCTGCCCACTCCCCTGGCATATGTGGAGATGCTCCTAGAGGTTTTAG GATACAATGGCTGTTTGGTTCCAGCCATGAGGCTGCATGCAACCTGTCTGACACTGCTCGACCTGGTCTATCTTCTGCATGAACCCATATATGAGAGCCTGTTGAGGGCTTCAATTGAGAACTCCACTCCCAGTCAGCTGCAAGG GGAAAAGTTTATTTCAGTGAAGGAAGACTTCATGCTGTTGGCAGTAGGAATCATTGCAGCAAGTGCTTTCATCCAAAACCATGAGTGTTGGAGCCAG GTTGTGGGGCATTTGCAGAGCATCACTGGTATTGCCTTGGCAAGCATTGCTGAGTTCTCTTATGCAATCCTGACTCACAGCGTGGGAGCCAACACTCCGGGGAGACAGCAGTCTATTCCTCCCCACCTGGCAGCCAGAGCTCTGAAGACTGTTGCTTCCTCTAACACATGA